Proteins from a single region of Gordonia hongkongensis:
- a CDS encoding polyamine aminopropyltransferase has protein sequence MRPRFARAGLLAVVFVCAACGLVYELALVSLGSFLIGNTATQASIVLAVMVFAMGIGSLAAKPLQPQSVTAFAVIELLLALIGGLSVMALYAAFAYLELYTPALVLVAFVLGILIGAEIPLLMVLLQRIRRQEAGSAVADMFAVDYIGALIGGLCFPFLLLPFFGQLRGALVVGLVNAAAGCFLVFVIFRKSLSRTQMGVLSASAIAVVAVLIAGMLLSGRFEITARQALYRDPIVAAERSAYQDIVITENRFGATADTRLYLNGDLQFSSVDEHRYHETLVHPAMSGNHDSVLILGGGDGLALREVLTYPDARDVTLVELDPEMIRLARTDERLTTLNRGSMTDPRAEVIAADAFSWLRGTDRRFDVIIVDMPDPDDSATAKLYSTEFYAMVRAHLAEAGRTVVQAGSPYFAPKSFWCVASTMRAAGLDPTPYHVDVPAFGDWGFHLAGAGGRVTPTVAAPGPLRFLSPEQLAAATVFPLDRQRLDLPPSTLMDPRILRYAQGEWATY, from the coding sequence ATGCGACCGCGATTCGCCCGCGCCGGACTGCTGGCCGTCGTCTTCGTCTGCGCCGCCTGCGGGTTGGTGTACGAGCTCGCGCTGGTCTCGCTCGGCTCGTTCCTGATCGGCAACACCGCGACGCAGGCGTCGATCGTCCTCGCGGTCATGGTCTTCGCGATGGGCATCGGGTCACTCGCCGCGAAACCGCTCCAGCCACAATCGGTCACGGCCTTCGCGGTCATCGAACTGCTGCTCGCCCTCATCGGCGGACTGTCGGTGATGGCGCTCTACGCGGCGTTCGCCTACCTGGAGTTGTACACGCCCGCCCTCGTCCTGGTGGCCTTCGTGCTCGGCATCCTGATCGGTGCCGAGATCCCGCTGCTGATGGTTCTGCTGCAACGGATTCGACGCCAGGAGGCGGGTTCGGCGGTCGCCGACATGTTCGCGGTCGACTACATCGGCGCCCTCATCGGCGGCCTGTGCTTCCCGTTCCTGTTGCTGCCGTTCTTCGGCCAATTGCGGGGTGCTCTGGTGGTCGGGCTGGTCAACGCCGCGGCCGGCTGCTTCCTCGTCTTCGTCATCTTCCGCAAGTCGTTGTCGCGCACCCAGATGGGTGTCCTCTCCGCGTCGGCCATCGCCGTCGTCGCCGTCCTGATCGCCGGCATGCTGCTGTCCGGCCGCTTCGAGATCACCGCACGCCAAGCGCTGTACCGCGATCCCATCGTCGCCGCCGAACGTAGTGCGTACCAGGACATCGTCATCACCGAGAACCGTTTCGGCGCAACGGCCGACACCCGCCTGTACCTGAACGGCGACCTGCAGTTCTCCTCGGTCGACGAGCATCGCTACCACGAGACGCTGGTGCATCCGGCGATGTCCGGGAACCACGACTCCGTGCTGATCCTCGGCGGCGGTGACGGACTCGCGCTCCGCGAGGTGCTCACCTACCCCGACGCCCGCGACGTCACGCTCGTCGAACTCGACCCGGAGATGATCCGACTCGCCCGGACCGACGAGCGTCTCACCACCTTGAACCGGGGATCGATGACCGACCCCCGAGCCGAGGTGATCGCCGCCGACGCCTTCTCCTGGCTGCGCGGCACCGACCGCCGGTTCGACGTCATCATCGTCGACATGCCCGACCCCGACGACTCGGCCACCGCGAAGCTGTACTCCACCGAGTTCTACGCGATGGTCCGGGCGCATCTCGCCGAGGCGGGCCGCACCGTGGTCCAGGCCGGGTCCCCGTACTTCGCGCCGAAGTCGTTCTGGTGCGTGGCCTCGACCATGCGCGCGGCCGGACTGGACCCGACCCCGTACCACGTCGACGTACCGGCCTTCGGCGACTGGGGATTCCACCTGGCCGGCGCCGGGGGCAGGGTGACCCCGACCGTGGCGGCACCCGGACCCCTCCGGTTCCTCAGTCCTGAACAGTTGGCAGCAGCAACGGTTTTCCCACTGGATCGGCAGCGACTGGATCTGCCGCCGTCGACCCTCATGGACCCGCGTATTCTCCGGTACGCACAGGGCGAGTGGGCGACCTACTGA
- a CDS encoding DUF350 domain-containing protein, which yields MLADIAENAYAAGAYAGVGVILMIISFGILDLLTPGKLRSQLWTDRNRNAGILVGSNMLAVAVIVTAAIVASEGRLLEGLTYTAVYSAIGLVVMAVTFLVIDLLTPGNLGELLVHPESHPAVWVQGVAHIGVSIIVAASIL from the coding sequence ATGCTCGCTGATATCGCTGAGAACGCCTACGCTGCAGGCGCTTACGCCGGTGTCGGCGTGATCCTGATGATCATCTCGTTCGGCATCCTCGACCTGCTCACGCCCGGGAAGCTCCGTTCGCAGCTGTGGACGGACCGCAACCGCAACGCCGGCATCCTGGTGGGTTCCAACATGCTCGCCGTCGCCGTGATCGTCACCGCCGCCATCGTCGCGAGCGAGGGACGACTGCTCGAGGGGCTCACCTACACCGCGGTGTACTCGGCGATCGGCCTGGTCGTGATGGCGGTGACCTTCCTCGTCATCGACCTGCTGACCCCCGGCAATCTCGGCGAGTTGCTGGTCCACCCGGAGAGCCACCCGGCGGTGTGGGTGCAGGGCGTCGCACACATCGGGGTGTCGATCATCGTGGCCGCCTCCATCCTGTGA
- a CDS encoding DUF4247 domain-containing protein codes for MTGQPPPGGPPDPRRRLNKTRNIIIGVIVVLTIFALIGACTARVARGGGIGGSARDYITQNYERDTSLDEGDVDAYVANGTPEQVAAEIRDAERPSDQRSGATGTGNIAGTQFLQYPDYLVGLFPLAAGATRVMLSRDYRSGYHHYHPYVGAFWVPTPRYAGSGSGNRGGGSGGGGK; via the coding sequence ATGACCGGGCAACCACCGCCCGGCGGCCCACCGGACCCGCGCCGCCGTCTGAACAAGACCCGCAACATCATCATCGGCGTGATCGTCGTGCTCACCATCTTCGCGCTGATCGGTGCTTGCACCGCGCGAGTTGCCCGTGGCGGCGGCATCGGGGGGTCGGCGCGCGACTACATCACGCAGAACTACGAGCGCGACACCTCCCTCGACGAGGGCGACGTCGACGCCTATGTCGCCAACGGGACCCCGGAGCAGGTGGCGGCCGAGATCCGCGACGCCGAACGTCCCAGCGACCAGCGGAGCGGCGCCACCGGCACGGGCAACATCGCCGGCACGCAGTTCCTCCAATACCCCGACTACCTCGTCGGCCTGTTCCCGCTGGCGGCCGGCGCCACCCGGGTGATGCTCAGCCGGGATTACCGGTCGGGGTATCACCACTACCACCCCTACGTCGGCGCGTTCTGGGTCCCGACCCCCCGCTACGCGGGTAGCGGCAGCGGAAACCGCGGCGGCGGGAGCGGTGGTGGCGGTAAATGA
- a CDS encoding DUF2617 family protein: protein MTENSEHPGDPAAQLAVAYADTSASQLGFSLSAPLQEPLAQEDREIDGIRVSVRLLGASHQVLVEDGVQRICETVACLPEVTSALPESFQESGYYFSSRVEHVNPDQLAALVEQLSVRVTEQLATGHPCVMGRFPGEPHAVTAIVSESTDDSISWRTWHTYPEAAEVVITSSRIDRGPVARP, encoded by the coding sequence ATGACCGAGAATTCCGAACATCCCGGCGACCCCGCCGCGCAACTCGCGGTGGCCTACGCCGACACCAGCGCGAGCCAGCTCGGCTTCTCGCTGAGCGCACCCTTGCAGGAGCCCCTGGCACAAGAGGATCGCGAGATCGACGGCATCAGGGTGTCGGTGCGGCTGCTCGGCGCGAGCCATCAGGTACTCGTCGAGGACGGGGTGCAGCGGATCTGCGAGACCGTCGCCTGCCTGCCGGAGGTGACCTCGGCACTGCCGGAGAGTTTCCAGGAGAGCGGTTACTACTTCAGTTCCCGTGTCGAACATGTCAATCCCGACCAGCTCGCCGCACTCGTCGAACAGCTGAGCGTTCGCGTCACCGAACAGCTGGCCACCGGACATCCGTGCGTGATGGGTCGCTTCCCGGGGGAGCCGCACGCCGTCACCGCGATCGTGTCGGAGTCCACCGATGACTCCATCAGCTGGCGCACCTGGCACACCTATCCCGAGGCCGCCGAGGTCGTGATCACCTCCAGCAGGATCGACCGCGGTCCGGTGGCCCGCCCATGA
- a CDS encoding DUF4178 domain-containing protein gives MEFLLIIIVALLAIIAVVVIFNFLGNRRARQAEQDALRERTYRPGDPFSSADDDSVYGDPRDLKPGDLVELRGQTYAVRGTLRLTQDGYTWTENFLDTGVGSKAWVSVEDDPDLEVVLWHEVPGAAVTPGPDTVELEGRRYQSEEAGSARFTSAGTTGVATSGRMAYHDYQAGDDRLSFEDYGSGWECARGELLSRADYRIYPTNPAPETP, from the coding sequence GTGGAATTCCTGCTGATCATCATCGTGGCGCTGCTGGCGATCATCGCGGTGGTCGTCATCTTCAACTTCCTGGGCAATCGGCGGGCCCGGCAGGCCGAGCAGGACGCCCTGCGTGAGCGGACCTATCGCCCCGGCGATCCTTTCTCGTCTGCTGACGACGACTCCGTCTACGGCGACCCCCGCGATCTCAAACCCGGCGACCTCGTCGAACTGCGCGGTCAGACCTACGCGGTCCGGGGCACCCTGCGCCTGACGCAGGACGGCTACACCTGGACCGAGAACTTCCTCGACACCGGTGTCGGGTCCAAGGCCTGGGTCTCGGTCGAGGACGATCCCGACCTCGAGGTCGTGCTGTGGCACGAGGTACCCGGTGCCGCCGTCACCCCCGGCCCCGACACCGTGGAGCTCGAGGGGCGTCGATACCAGTCGGAGGAGGCGGGCTCGGCGCGTTTCACCTCCGCGGGGACCACCGGCGTCGCGACCTCGGGCCGGATGGCCTATCACGACTACCAGGCCGGCGACGACCGTCTGTCCTTCGAGGACTACGGCAGCGGCTGGGAATGCGCCCGCGGCGAACTGTTGTCCCGCGCGGACTACCGCATCTACCCCACCAACCCGGCTCCGGAAACACCCTGA
- a CDS encoding TIGR03621 family F420-dependent LLM class oxidoreductase, with translation MSLASREFRFGVNMLAADTASSWQTRARSVEELGYDVLLVPDHLGIPSPWPALAVAATATQRLRVGPFVLNAAFTNPALLARDAATVDRLSDGRVELGLGTGYAREEFDAAGIEYRSAGRRVDHLSATAARVTELLADEDHQPRPVQPRIPLLLAGNGDRVLTMAAEHADIVGFTAARTGPDGDLEPLSAGDFDERVGFARAAAGDRAVEVEWNLLLQIVTVTDDPTAVADELIANHELSMSAQEFLGLPSVLIGSVSDIAARLVDLRERTGISYLTVLEPALEGFAPVIAELHAVDAGGR, from the coding sequence ATGTCACTCGCCTCCAGGGAGTTCAGGTTCGGGGTCAACATGCTCGCGGCCGACACCGCGTCGTCGTGGCAGACGCGTGCCCGATCGGTCGAGGAACTCGGCTACGACGTCCTGCTCGTCCCCGACCACCTGGGCATCCCGAGCCCGTGGCCGGCACTGGCCGTCGCGGCCACCGCGACGCAACGCCTGCGCGTCGGCCCGTTCGTCCTCAACGCCGCGTTCACCAACCCCGCGCTGCTCGCCCGGGACGCCGCCACCGTCGACCGGTTGTCCGACGGCCGCGTGGAACTCGGACTGGGCACCGGCTACGCCCGGGAGGAGTTCGACGCAGCGGGGATCGAATACCGGTCCGCGGGCCGGCGCGTCGATCACCTGTCGGCGACCGCCGCCCGCGTGACAGAGCTGCTCGCCGACGAGGATCATCAGCCCCGACCCGTGCAGCCGAGAATTCCGCTCCTGCTCGCCGGCAACGGCGACCGCGTGCTGACGATGGCCGCCGAACACGCCGACATCGTCGGGTTCACCGCGGCCCGAACGGGACCCGACGGCGATCTGGAACCGCTGTCCGCCGGCGATTTCGACGAACGGGTGGGCTTCGCACGCGCCGCGGCCGGGGACCGCGCCGTCGAGGTGGAGTGGAACCTCCTGCTACAGATCGTCACCGTGACCGATGATCCGACGGCGGTGGCCGACGAGCTCATCGCGAATCACGAACTGTCGATGAGCGCTCAGGAGTTCCTGGGCCTGCCGTCGGTGCTCATCGGATCGGTCTCCGACATCGCCGCCCGCCTCGTCGACCTCCGGGAGCGGACCGGGATCAGCTATCTCACCGTGCTCGAACCCGCGCTCGAGGGTTTCGCCCCGGTGATCGCGGAGCTGCACGCCGTCGACGCCGGAGGGCGGTGA
- the groL gene encoding chaperonin GroEL (60 kDa chaperone family; promotes refolding of misfolded polypeptides especially under stressful conditions; forms two stacked rings of heptamers to form a barrel-shaped 14mer; ends can be capped by GroES; misfolded proteins enter the barrel where they are refolded when GroES binds) codes for MAKQIAFDEEARRGLERGLNSLADAVKVTLGPKGRNVVLEKKWGAPTITNDGVSIAKEIELEDPYEKIGAELVKEVAKKTDDVAGDGTTTATVLAQALVREGLRNVAAGANPLGLKRGIEKAVEAVTESLLKSAKEVETKEQIAATAGISAGDASIGELIAEAMDKVGKEGVITVEESNTFGLQLELTEGMRFDKGYISGYFVTDADRQEAVLDDPYILLVSGKVSTIKDLLPLLEKVIQAGKPLLIIAEDVEGEALSTLVVNKLKGTFKSVAVKAPGFGDRRKAMLADIAILTGGEVISEEVGLSLEGAGIELLGTARKVVVTKDETTIVEGAGDPDAIAGRVAQIRGEIENSDSDYDREKLQERLAKLAGGVAVIKAGAATEVELKERKHRIEDAVRNAKAAVEEGIVAGGGVALLQSEPAIDALSLEGDEATGANIVKVALSAPAKQIAINAGLEPGVVADKVLNSPTGTGLNAATGVYEDLLKAGINDPVKVTRSALQNAASIAALFLTTEAVVADKPEKNAAPAMPGGDEMGGMGF; via the coding sequence ATGGCCAAGCAAATTGCGTTCGACGAAGAGGCCCGTCGCGGCCTCGAGCGGGGCCTCAACAGCCTTGCCGACGCCGTCAAGGTGACGTTGGGACCCAAGGGTCGCAACGTCGTCCTGGAGAAGAAGTGGGGCGCCCCCACGATCACCAACGATGGTGTGTCCATCGCCAAGGAGATCGAGCTGGAGGACCCGTACGAGAAGATCGGCGCCGAGCTGGTCAAGGAAGTCGCCAAGAAGACCGACGATGTCGCGGGCGACGGCACCACCACCGCCACCGTTCTCGCCCAGGCTCTCGTCCGTGAGGGTCTGCGCAACGTCGCCGCCGGCGCCAACCCGCTGGGTCTGAAGCGCGGCATCGAGAAGGCCGTCGAGGCCGTCACCGAGTCGCTGCTGAAGAGCGCCAAGGAGGTCGAGACCAAGGAGCAGATCGCTGCCACCGCCGGTATCTCGGCCGGCGACGCCTCGATCGGCGAGCTCATCGCCGAGGCGATGGACAAGGTCGGCAAGGAAGGCGTCATCACGGTCGAGGAGTCCAACACCTTCGGCCTGCAGCTCGAGCTCACCGAGGGCATGCGCTTCGACAAGGGCTACATCTCGGGTTACTTCGTCACCGACGCCGACCGCCAGGAAGCCGTCCTCGACGACCCGTACATCCTGCTGGTCTCGGGCAAGGTCTCGACCATCAAGGACCTGCTGCCGCTGCTGGAGAAGGTCATCCAGGCCGGCAAGCCGCTGCTGATCATCGCCGAGGACGTCGAGGGCGAAGCTCTCTCGACCCTCGTCGTCAACAAGCTCAAGGGCACCTTCAAGTCCGTCGCCGTCAAGGCCCCGGGCTTCGGTGACCGCCGCAAGGCCATGCTGGCCGACATCGCCATCCTCACCGGTGGCGAGGTCATCAGCGAAGAGGTCGGCCTCTCGCTCGAGGGCGCGGGCATCGAGCTGCTCGGTACCGCTCGCAAGGTCGTCGTGACCAAGGACGAGACCACCATCGTCGAGGGCGCGGGCGATCCCGACGCCATCGCCGGTCGTGTCGCCCAGATCCGCGGCGAGATCGAGAACAGCGACTCCGACTACGACCGTGAGAAGCTGCAGGAGCGTCTGGCCAAGCTGGCCGGCGGTGTTGCGGTCATCAAGGCGGGCGCGGCCACCGAGGTCGAGCTCAAGGAGCGCAAGCACCGCATCGAGGACGCCGTCCGCAACGCGAAGGCTGCCGTCGAAGAGGGCATCGTCGCCGGCGGTGGCGTGGCCCTGCTGCAGTCGGAGCCGGCCATCGACGCACTCTCGCTCGAGGGTGACGAGGCCACCGGCGCCAACATCGTCAAGGTCGCCCTGTCGGCTCCGGCCAAGCAGATCGCGATCAACGCCGGCCTCGAGCCGGGCGTCGTCGCCGACAAGGTCCTCAACTCGCCCACCGGCACCGGCCTCAACGCCGCCACCGGTGTGTACGAGGACCTGCTCAAGGCCGGCATCAACGACCCGGTGAAGGTCACCCGCTCGGCGCTGCAGAACGCAGCCTCGATCGCGGCTCTGTTCCTCACCACCGAGGCCGTCGTCGCCGACAAGCCCGAGAAGAACGCCGCACCGGCCATGCCGGGTGGCGACGAGATGGGCGGGATGGGCTTCTGA
- a CDS encoding VOC family protein, translated as MRVLKTYARIFVADLDESLPLYETIVGASADLRFAFERAELAAVGDFLLIAGADDDVEAYRSTVGPVIVDDLDALISQVSGGAAAEVIGESESATGRFAYLRHPDGAVLEYVQWSQEVAEAVLGTPKAGHPLG; from the coding sequence ATGCGAGTGCTGAAGACCTACGCCAGGATATTCGTCGCCGACCTCGACGAGTCGCTTCCGCTGTACGAGACGATCGTCGGTGCATCGGCCGATCTCCGATTCGCTTTCGAGAGGGCCGAACTCGCCGCCGTCGGCGACTTCCTCCTCATCGCGGGAGCCGACGACGACGTCGAGGCCTACCGGTCGACCGTCGGACCGGTCATCGTCGACGATCTCGACGCCTTGATCTCGCAGGTCAGCGGCGGAGCCGCCGCCGAGGTCATCGGCGAATCCGAGAGCGCGACTGGACGATTCGCCTACCTTCGCCATCCCGACGGTGCGGTCCTCGAGTATGTCCAGTGGTCGCAGGAAGTCGCCGAAGCCGTGCTCGGAACGCCGAAGGCCGGCCACCCGCTTGGGTGA
- a CDS encoding winged helix-turn-helix transcriptional regulator, which produces MSGSTHFEVSGDAAPSSEAEERARHLARSVFTVVSTKWGLTVLEEIRQRPRRFRELKRSIGTISDKVLTQTLRDLEAHGLIHRHDHRSANPRVDYTLTDAGRDLVSTVHGLCDWSRTHLDDLLDAPGAADRV; this is translated from the coding sequence ATGAGCGGCAGTACGCACTTCGAGGTGAGCGGGGACGCCGCGCCGTCGTCCGAGGCCGAAGAGCGCGCCCGGCACCTCGCGCGGTCGGTGTTCACCGTCGTGTCGACGAAATGGGGTCTGACCGTCCTCGAGGAGATCCGGCAGCGACCCCGCCGGTTTCGTGAGTTGAAGCGATCGATCGGGACGATCAGCGACAAGGTGCTCACCCAGACGCTGCGCGATCTCGAGGCGCACGGCCTGATCCATCGGCACGACCATCGCAGCGCGAATCCGCGGGTGGACTACACCCTGACGGACGCCGGCCGCGACCTCGTCTCGACGGTCCACGGCCTGTGCGACTGGTCGCGAACGCATCTCGACGACCTGCTCGACGCGCCTGGGGCGGCTGATCGGGTCTGA
- a CDS encoding DsbA family oxidoreductase, translated as MSAPITVDIWSDIACPWCYIGKRKFEAGLAEFDGRDDVEVTYHSFELAPDTPVDFDGSEVDFLVRHKGMPADQVRGMLDQVRGIAAEVGLDYDFDRLQHTKTLKAHEALHFAKAHGRQADLAERLFQAYFEQGRHVGRADELADLAADVGLDRDAVLAALESGEYAAAVEADIDQARAYGISGVPFFVINGKYGISGAQAPETFAQALDKVRAEEPDRV; from the coding sequence ATGAGCGCTCCCATCACCGTCGACATCTGGTCCGACATCGCCTGCCCCTGGTGCTACATCGGCAAACGCAAGTTCGAGGCGGGCCTCGCCGAGTTCGACGGACGCGACGACGTCGAGGTGACCTACCACAGCTTCGAGCTCGCACCGGATACGCCGGTCGACTTCGACGGTTCAGAGGTCGACTTCCTCGTCCGGCACAAGGGCATGCCGGCCGATCAGGTCCGGGGGATGCTCGACCAGGTCCGCGGGATCGCCGCCGAGGTCGGTCTCGACTACGACTTCGACCGGCTGCAGCACACCAAGACCCTGAAAGCGCATGAGGCCCTGCACTTCGCGAAAGCGCATGGCCGACAGGCGGATCTGGCCGAGCGTCTGTTCCAGGCGTACTTCGAGCAGGGGCGCCACGTCGGCCGCGCCGACGAACTCGCCGATCTGGCGGCCGATGTCGGTCTCGATCGCGACGCCGTGCTGGCCGCGCTCGAGTCGGGCGAGTACGCCGCGGCCGTCGAAGCCGACATCGATCAAGCCCGTGCATACGGGATCAGCGGGGTTCCCTTCTTCGTGATCAACGGCAAGTACGGCATCTCCGGAGCCCAGGCGCCGGAAACCTTCGCGCAGGCCCTCGACAAGGTCCGCGCCGAGGAGCCCGATCGTGTCTGA
- a CDS encoding MSMEG_6728 family protein yields the protein MQTFLPYPDFRRSAEVLDPARLGKQRVETLQILRALELFDYGWASHPAVTMWRGHTPALVAYGLAFVDVWTSGGRADTTAPMIAEFAPEVVGASQAELTAQGLMPAWLGDDRLHRSHRSALLRKAPDFYGSVFDDVDIDDEMPYFWPDPPATDAHDLDEPTRTVWIIRAGSDEQYAQFRQRQIVGLGVESGIDADASMGTEAGLRALLKERSPGRRPGKDLRVLASFVSDLRVGDEVAVVDPTDPDVLPLGTLIGEYEFSRRGRALTPHRRRVRWTGTLERSAVAPPALLQNPRMLFPVSVRSEAVRL from the coding sequence ATGCAGACGTTCCTGCCCTACCCGGACTTTCGACGCTCTGCCGAGGTCCTGGACCCCGCGCGCCTCGGTAAGCAGCGTGTGGAGACGTTGCAGATCCTGCGGGCGCTCGAACTCTTCGATTACGGCTGGGCCAGCCATCCCGCGGTCACGATGTGGCGTGGGCACACTCCGGCGCTGGTCGCCTATGGGCTCGCTTTCGTCGACGTGTGGACCAGCGGCGGTCGTGCGGACACCACTGCTCCGATGATCGCCGAGTTCGCGCCCGAGGTGGTGGGTGCGTCCCAAGCCGAGCTGACCGCGCAGGGCCTGATGCCCGCGTGGCTCGGCGACGACCGACTCCATCGCAGTCACCGTTCGGCGCTGCTCCGCAAAGCGCCGGACTTCTACGGCTCCGTGTTCGACGACGTCGACATCGACGACGAGATGCCCTACTTCTGGCCGGATCCGCCGGCCACCGACGCGCACGATCTGGACGAACCGACCCGCACCGTGTGGATCATCCGGGCCGGATCCGACGAACAGTACGCACAGTTCCGACAGCGGCAGATCGTCGGATTGGGCGTCGAATCCGGCATCGACGCCGACGCCTCGATGGGCACCGAGGCCGGCCTGCGCGCCTTGCTGAAGGAGCGTAGCCCCGGGCGGCGGCCGGGCAAGGACCTCCGCGTGCTCGCGTCGTTCGTCTCCGATCTGCGGGTGGGGGACGAGGTCGCCGTCGTCGACCCCACCGATCCGGACGTGCTGCCCCTGGGGACGTTGATCGGCGAGTACGAGTTCTCCCGCCGGGGCAGGGCGCTCACCCCGCATCGGCGTCGGGTCCGCTGGACCGGCACGCTCGAGCGGTCGGCCGTCGCCCCGCCGGCGCTGCTCCAGAATCCACGAATGCTGTTTCCGGTGTCGGTGCGATCAGAGGCGGTCCGGTTGTAG
- a CDS encoding alpha/beta hydrolase: MSAVGGQFRRRLVATTVSIVVLVVALAVPSFAGAEPGDSSSRAKALARAVADGRVLDLSVYSPSMKRHVPVRVLVPADRSMPRPTLYLLNGAGGGEGTGHWFEQTDIVDFVADKNVNVVVPMRGAYSYYTDWVKVDPVLGRNKWTTFLTSELPPLIDRELNTTGVNAIAGISMAGTSSLSLAEAAPQLYRAVASYSGCAETSTNLGRLAIRAVVEGRGGGDIANIWGPVGSPGWRAHDPVVNAYKLRGKAIYISTGTGVPGPHDQLQGQGIDGMTTIYIDQIAVGGAIEAATHQCTLNLDRRLKQLGIPATVDYAPGTHAWPYWQDQLVKSWPMLESALTD, from the coding sequence ATGTCCGCAGTGGGTGGTCAGTTCCGCCGACGCCTGGTCGCCACAACGGTCTCGATCGTTGTACTCGTTGTCGCGCTTGCGGTTCCGTCGTTCGCCGGCGCCGAGCCGGGAGATTCCTCGTCCCGGGCGAAGGCGCTGGCCCGCGCTGTCGCCGATGGCCGGGTCCTGGACCTGTCGGTGTATTCGCCGTCGATGAAACGTCACGTACCGGTCCGGGTTCTCGTGCCGGCCGACCGCTCGATGCCCCGACCGACGCTGTATTTGCTGAATGGCGCGGGTGGCGGAGAGGGCACCGGACACTGGTTCGAGCAAACCGACATCGTCGATTTCGTCGCCGACAAGAATGTGAATGTCGTCGTGCCGATGCGCGGCGCGTACAGCTATTACACCGACTGGGTGAAAGTCGACCCGGTGCTGGGGCGAAACAAATGGACAACGTTCCTGACCAGCGAATTACCGCCGCTCATCGATCGGGAGCTGAACACCACCGGCGTGAACGCGATCGCGGGGATCTCCATGGCGGGAACGTCGTCGTTGAGTCTTGCCGAAGCCGCACCTCAGCTCTACCGCGCGGTCGCCTCCTACAGCGGTTGTGCCGAGACGAGTACGAATCTCGGCCGACTCGCCATCCGCGCGGTCGTCGAAGGACGTGGCGGTGGCGACATCGCCAACATCTGGGGTCCGGTCGGCTCCCCGGGGTGGCGGGCGCACGACCCGGTCGTCAACGCCTACAAGCTGCGCGGCAAGGCGATCTACATCAGCACCGGCACGGGGGTCCCCGGACCGCACGACCAGTTGCAGGGCCAGGGAATCGACGGGATGACCACGATCTACATCGACCAGATCGCGGTCGGCGGCGCCATCGAGGCCGCCACCCACCAGTGCACGCTCAATCTCGATCGTCGACTCAAGCAACTCGGCATCCCCGCGACCGTCGACTACGCACCGGGGACGCACGCCTGGCCCTACTGGCAGGACCAGCTCGTGAAGTCGTGGCCGATGCTCGAAAGCGCGCTCACCGACTGA